In the genome of Sciurus carolinensis chromosome 3, mSciCar1.2, whole genome shotgun sequence, one region contains:
- the Tbx4 gene encoding T-box transcription factor TBX4 isoform X3 — protein MFPSYKVKVTGMNPKTKYILLIDIVPADDHRYKFCDNKWMVAGKAEPAMPGRLYVHPDSPATGAHWMRQLVSFQKLKLTNNHLDPFGHIILNSMHKYQPRLHIVKADENNAFGSKNTAFCTHVFPETSFISVTSYQNHKITQLKIENNPFAKGFRGSDDSDLRVARLQSKEYPVISKSIMRQRLVSSQLSAKPDVSPLHGAHQALQHFQYENGAHMQFAAAEPQDLPLNTFPPQRDSSLFYHCLKRRADSARHLDLPCKRSYLEAPSSVGEDHYFRSPPPYDQQMLSPSYCSEVTPREACMYSGSGPEIAGVSGVEDLPPPPLSCNMWTSVSPYTSYSVQTMETVPYQPFPTHFTATTMMPRLPTISAQSSQPPGNAHFSVYNQLSQSQVRERGPAASFPRERGLPAVCERKPPSPHLNAANEFLYSQSFSLTRESSLQYHSGMGTVETWTDG, from the exons ATGTTCCCCAGCTACAAAGTAAAAGTCACAGGCATGAACCCCAAGACCAAGTACATCCTGCTGATTGACATCGTCCCTGCAGATGACCACCGCTACAAGTTCTGTGACAACAAATG GATGGTGGCCGGGAAGGCTGAGCCCGCCATGCCAGGAAGGCTCTATGTCCACCCAGATTCTCCTGCCACTGGGGCCCATTGGATGCGGCAGTTGGTCTCTTTCCAGAAGCTGAAGTTGACAAACAACCACCTGGACCCCTTTGGCCAC ATCATCCTCAATTCCATGCACAAGTACCAGCCGCGGCTACACATCGTTAAGGCCGATGAGAACAATGCTTTTGGCTCCAAAAACACAGCCTTCTGCACCCACGTGTTCCCAGAAACCTCCTTCATCTCTGTGACCTCCTACCAGAATCACAAG ATCACACAGCTGAAAATTGAGAACAACCCTTTTGCCAAGGGATTCCGGGGCAGTGACGACAGTGACCTGCGTGTGGCCCGGCTACAGAG CAAAGAGTATCCTGTGATTTCCAAAAGCATCATGAGGCAGAGGCTCGTCTCCAGCCAGCTCTCGGCCAAGCCCGACGTCAGCCCCCTGCACGGTGCCCACCAGGCGCTGCAGCACTTCCAGTATGAAAACGGGGCCCACATGCAGTTCGCTGCGGCTGAACCACAGGACCTGCCCCTCAACACCTTCCCCCCACAGAGGGACTCGAGCCTCTTCTACCACTGCCTCAAGAGACGAG CAGACAGCGCCCGCCACCTGGACTTGCCCTGCAAACGGTCCTATCTAGAAGCTCCCTCTTCGGTGGGGGAGGATCACTATTTCCGCTCCCCACCTCCCTATGACCAACAGATGCTGAGCCCCTCCTATTGCAGTGAGGTGACCCCCCGAGAAGCCTGTATGTACTCAGGTTCAGGGCCTGAGATTGCCGGGGTGTCTGGGGTGGAGGACTTGCCCCCGCCTCCACTGAGCTGCAACATGTGGACTTCGGTGTCCCCGTACACCAGCTACAGCGTTCAGACAATGGAGACTGTGCCTTACCAGCCCTTCCCCACGCACTTCACTGCCACCACCATGATGCCTCGGCTGCCCACCATCTCCGCCCAGAGCTCCCAGCCGCCGGGAAACGCCCACTTCAGTGTCTACAATCAGCTCTCACAATCTCAGGTCCGGGAGCGGGGACCCGCTGCCTCATTCCCAAGAGAGCGAGGTCTCCCCGCGGTGTGTGAGCGCAAGCCACCCTCTCCACACCTGAATGCTGCCAATGAGTTTCTCTACTCTCAGAGCTTCTCCTTGACCCGGGAATCCTCCTTACAGTATCATTCAGGAATGGGGACTGTAGAGACCTGGACTGATGGATGA